CTATTAATCCTATACTTACCAAGCCTCTTAATCCGGAAAGCCCTATTTTCAGGGATTATTTTGAGATTATTTTTTGTCAGATGGTGGTGGGCATTGCCATCGTTTGCCAGCCTCACATTTTGACTAAGTCATTGCTGTTGAAAAAAGAAAGTGATGTTAATCGGTATTTAGTAGTTGGTTCAATAGTGCAAATTTTATTTTTCCTTGTGGTGATTGCAGGATTATATGCGAGAATAGAATTTCCTACTATGATGGCTGATGGCAGTCCAATTGCACCTGACGGACTGATTTCGACCTACGTAGTCAGTAAATTCCCTGTTTACATAAGTATCGTCATCATATTCGGACTAATATCAGCGGGGATGTCCACTTTGGAAAGTTTAATCCAGAGTTTAAGTACTACAATCACTTCTGATATTTTAATGAAAATTAGTCCGCAACACATAAGAAAGAGACTCTCACAACCGAAAACGGGCATGTTAGTGAATAAATTAGTCATCATTCTTTTGGCTGTGGTTTCCTTTATTTTTTCATATCAGCAATTGATTAATCCTAATATGAGCGTGGCCATATTTGCTCAAAATGGCGTTTACGCTTACTTCTCCTGCGCTTTCATACCCGTTCTATTTGGAATGTTTTTGCAAAGGACTAATCCAAAAGCTGTATATATTGCTGCTTTCACCGCCTTAGTGGTATATTTTAGCATCTATTACGGTGGGTTAACCTCTTATATGAAAGCAGAGGTCAAAAATCCAGCTATAGCTTCTGCTTTAGCAATTATAAGTTCAACCGCTATCGGACTAATTTTTTATAATGTACTACCTAAACAAGAAAAGTATGAAATGTGATTGGTTTGAAAAATGGAGTACTTACAGCCCAACAAAATTAGCTATAAAAAATATTGACACAGGCTCAGGCTATGATTATAAATCTCTGAATCATGCAGCAAATGCAATTTCCAAAATATTTGAAACGGACTATAATTTGACCAAGGGCGACCGATTATTGATTCTAGCAGATTTTGATGCCGAATATGTTGCATTGTTAGGTGTAGCTCAAAAAATGGGTGTTATCTTTGTCCCTATCAACTACAGACTGAGTGCCAGCGAGATATCTTTTCTGGTGCAAAATTCAGACCCAAGCCTAATAATTGTTGCAGATGAATACAGAAGCTTATTAAGTGAAATCTCAGCATTAGCACATGGAAATGTTATAGCTTTTGCTGAATATAAAAAGTGGCTAATAACTGCATCAAAGGAGCAAAAAGCTGAGTATAGCTCAAAACCCCTAGAGGAATCTCATCCTGCCTTTATCCTTTACACTTCAGGAACAACCGGACAACCAAAAGGGGCAATTTATACACATGGAATGATGTTATGGAATAGCATTAATACTGCTATCAGACTAAAAATTCATTCAGATGATATCTACTTGAATGTAATGCCGCCCTTTCATACTGGAGGCTGGAATGTTTTAACTGCTCCAATTTTGCATTTTGGCGGCACTTTAATTATGATGCCAAAATTTGATTCAGAGAAAGTGTTAAAATCATTAGAGGAGGAGAAAATCAGCATCAGTATGTTGGTACCGACCATGGTTAGAATGCTTAGCGAGAGTGATACTTTCAAAAAGACTGATTTCAGGCAATTACGCTATATGATAGTTGGTGGCGAAGCACTACCAATCCCCTTAATTGAGCAATGGAATGAACAAGGGGTACCAATTCGACAAGGCTATGGCTTAACAGAATGTGGGCCGAATATTACTTCTTTAGAAGCGGAAGACGCTATTCGAAAAAGAGGATCTATTGGATTTCCAAATTTCTATGTAGACACTAAATTGATGGATGAAAATGGAGTAGAAGCAGGGCCAACTGAAAAAGGTGAGCTGTGGATTAAAGGCCCTATTGTAACACCAGGTTATTGGAAAAACCAAAAAGAAACCGAAAAAGCTATTGTCGATGGCTGGTTTAAAACAGGAGATATTCTAAAAAAAGATGAAGATGGCTATTTGTACGTAGTAGACAGAATCAAAAACATGTACATCTCTGGAGGTGAAAATGTATATCCTGCAGAGGTTGAAAAATGCATGTTAAAACATCCTGAAATTAAAGAAGTATGCGTCATTGGTATTCCGCATGAAAAATGGGGAGAAGTTGGGAAAGCCTTTGTCGTTTTCAAGAATGGGAGAAAGGAAGTTTCAGATATAACAGCTTTTTGCATTAAGCATTTAGCTAAATATAAAGTTCCCAAGCATTTTGAAGTAATGGAAGAATTGCCAAAAAATGATACAGGCAAGATTAATCGGAAATTGTTGGAGTAAACTCATTTATACTGAGGAACAGATGTGATTTCAGTAGAGCTAAAAATTAATTTACCTCAAAAGATACAAAAGAACATAATAGATTTTATATAGATATAAAATTGAATAAGTCATATCACTATAATTCCCAAAACCCCAAGAATTCCTAACTGACACCTTACATAATTTATAAAATTTACTTTTACTGAGTAATTTGCTCATCTCAAAAATAACCTTAGTTATTTTCCTTAGTTTTCTTTTGTAACTTTTGTGGTGGGAACGGGCTGACTGTTGGTGAAGTATAATATATTTTTGATTTAATACATAAATTAACTTAATTTTCGTGGCCGTAAGATTCAGGTTTCATATTAGTCCACTACCCTTTTGAAAAAACAG
This is a stretch of genomic DNA from Marivirga harenae. It encodes these proteins:
- a CDS encoding sodium/pantothenate symporter encodes the protein MNIILGMIPVATATVILLSVYAIAVIYLVFKGFKQTQNMNDYAVGSISFSPAFVGLSLAASMTSAATFIINPGLIGTYGISAFISYGLALPIAAVFSLILLTKGFRKFGSKVAALTMAQWMGNRYNSKGFALFFAFLSLLLITFIVLICVGISQVLSKALDVDAVWVLIGVVVFIFGYMMFGGANSMVYTNAIQAISMLVVAIILIGSGYEYLEEGVNGFMDKLNAINPILTKPLNPESPIFRDYFEIIFCQMVVGIAIVCQPHILTKSLLLKKESDVNRYLVVGSIVQILFFLVVIAGLYARIEFPTMMADGSPIAPDGLISTYVVSKFPVYISIVIIFGLISAGMSTLESLIQSLSTTITSDILMKISPQHIRKRLSQPKTGMLVNKLVIILLAVVSFIFSYQQLINPNMSVAIFAQNGVYAYFSCAFIPVLFGMFLQRTNPKAVYIAAFTALVVYFSIYYGGLTSYMKAEVKNPAIASALAIISSTAIGLIFYNVLPKQEKYEM
- a CDS encoding AMP-binding protein, whose protein sequence is MKCDWFEKWSTYSPTKLAIKNIDTGSGYDYKSLNHAANAISKIFETDYNLTKGDRLLILADFDAEYVALLGVAQKMGVIFVPINYRLSASEISFLVQNSDPSLIIVADEYRSLLSEISALAHGNVIAFAEYKKWLITASKEQKAEYSSKPLEESHPAFILYTSGTTGQPKGAIYTHGMMLWNSINTAIRLKIHSDDIYLNVMPPFHTGGWNVLTAPILHFGGTLIMMPKFDSEKVLKSLEEEKISISMLVPTMVRMLSESDTFKKTDFRQLRYMIVGGEALPIPLIEQWNEQGVPIRQGYGLTECGPNITSLEAEDAIRKRGSIGFPNFYVDTKLMDENGVEAGPTEKGELWIKGPIVTPGYWKNQKETEKAIVDGWFKTGDILKKDEDGYLYVVDRIKNMYISGGENVYPAEVEKCMLKHPEIKEVCVIGIPHEKWGEVGKAFVVFKNGRKEVSDITAFCIKHLAKYKVPKHFEVMEELPKNDTGKINRKLLE